One region of Macadamia integrifolia cultivar HAES 741 chromosome 11, SCU_Mint_v3, whole genome shotgun sequence genomic DNA includes:
- the LOC122092881 gene encoding uncharacterized protein LOC122092881, which translates to MGIRWKDFRLELKEIYDKSTTIDECFAKRDEMCLQNKENRKQQKMSHTVGRQSFAQVFDVKLQETGEEPLKIDFYKITHVKKNLEPVDEESGKKLKEMEDKLAVLPLELQKNKETHESIWTQSFDEESHGRVRLVGVGVSPKDLESSKSNAMLNWKNKELQNKVEMLEEKMELERKKNEDVISSMQSQIEKFTQLFMNRSLQDSVNLGKD; encoded by the exons ATGGGAATCCGGTGGAAGGACTTCAGGCTTgaattaaaagaaatatatgataAATCAACGACGATTGATGAATGCTTTGCAAAACGTGAT GAAATGTGTTTGCAGAATAAAGAGAATAGAAAGCAACAGAAAATGAGTCACACTGTGGGCCGACAAAGTTTTGCCCAAGTTTTTGATGTAAAG ctTCAGGAGACTGGTGAAGAACCGTTAAAGATCGACTTTTACAAGATAACACATGTGAAAAAGAACTTAGAACCGGTTGATGAAGAATCAGGCAAAAAGCTG AAAGAGATGGAAGATAAGTTAGCGGTGTTGCCATTAGAATTACAGAAAAACAAAGAGACTCATGAGTCCATATGGACACAATCATTTGATGAGGAATCACATGGCCGAGTGCGCCTAGTTGGAGTTGGGGTAAGCCCAAAAGACCTTGAATCGTCGAAAAGTAATGCCATGCTCAACTGGAAGAACAAAGAGTTGCAAAATAAAGTGGAGATGCTAGAGGAGAAGATGGaattagaaaggaagaagaatgaagatgtgaTTAGCAGTATGCAATCACAAATTGAAAAATTTACCCAACTCTTCATGAATAGAAGCTTGCAAGATTCAGTTAATCTAGGTAAAGATTAG